Below is a genomic region from Erigeron canadensis isolate Cc75 chromosome 7, C_canadensis_v1, whole genome shotgun sequence.
GCTTTATTGACTTCGTTTCGATCTTTTTGAGTTTCCGGTAGTGGCACCTGCAAAGCAGCGTATGGATTGTTGTAAGAATGTTTGTCTACAACTatataaagtgtgataggttgTTTACCTTCTGATTCAAAATCTAATCTTTTGCTTGCTATCGAGCTTATTTTGCGTGTTTCAGGTGTTGCGGGAGCAGGAGTGAGCTTTGTTGATGAAGTTGTAGGTGTGGGTGTTCGATTTGGAGCGTTTTCCATGTTAGTTACATTGTGGACGGTAGCTTTTAGCTTTCCAGATCTTGCCTCTCGATATGCTTGAATGTGAAAAGTCATTGATCTTCCTTTTATCGACCTAATCTTTGTTGGTATTGCATAGTCAGGCCTGCATGCTGAGTCTATTCTTAGCTGGGCAGTCAATTCCAATAATTGCGGTTGCTGGGCTTTCGTTGATGTTCGCGTGAATTTCTCCAGTGTTGTCCTCAAGTATTGCAGAGAGTTGATACCTGCGAGGATATTGGTTAGGTTTTGTTTGTTCATGTTGGCAACATAGAGaatatactttataaaaatatctCTTACATGTATATAGGTCTTTCGTATACGCCGTCTGTTGTGCACAACCAATTTTCCCCATAGTTGAAAATTTCATGGAACATGTTGGACAAACAGATCGAAACCATTCTACAGTAGATGTGATCTGCTGAACTTTGGGTTTGCATAGGAATGTAATGCCCTGAATGTTATGAGTTAATATTTAGtgagaagaaatttttttattgtaagtTTACATTCATATTgtgaaacaaaataaatttttggttactTGTAGATCTGATGGCGGCTTTCCTAGTATTTTAGATATAGTAGTTGTTTGTTGCTCCTGCCTAATGCCTTCAAAATCGTCACGGTGTAATCTATTTCGAGAAAAAATGTTACTGCTACAACTAATGATGAAGAGGTAAAGcatttaatgaaattgaaagaTGAAGAAGATCAGCCCAAGTGTCATTGATACGCTAGCTTTAGTTGAGTATGAATGTTTTGTATGATCCGATATAGCAAAAAGTATAAGTTTTGTCAACTTGgatgattaaaaagaaaaatactttaCAGAATAACTTTTTGTGACAAAGTTGATGTGTCAGAACTTATGTAAATGAGAGTGATGGATTTCACCTGTTCAGAAAGTGCTCGGTCTCGGGAGTTTGGGGGTTGAGAAACACGAACGTGTTGCCTGTTGATTGTAGCGCCGACCTTCCTGCATTAAGTTAAAAATTCCTAGTTAGTATGTACAAATATGTTGGtactataatttattttttgttgtttattgtttatattatttgtgGTAGCTTACTTGAGTAGCTGCTGACTTTCATTGAAGTAACTGCTATGATCACTGGTCCTGTTGCCTTTTCTATAGATTTTCTGTCAAACCTGTTTTTAGTTGTCGCAATTTCGTTCCAGAGTGTAACTTGAATTGGCTCATCACTGCATTGGTGACAGTTTTAGTGTATGTAACGTGAAATATAGAGTGACTTTCATTGTGTTGGTACCTGATATCTATGATATTGAAAGTAACGAAAGGGCTCCCGTCCCTTTTAGTTTTGTCTTCTATAATTCCTTGTAGTCTTCCGTAATAATCTGTTTCATGTTTAATAGAGTTTATTATGATATGTTTTGATAGTTGTTGGAAACGGTAGTGTAAATTGATAAACTGAAAATAGTAAATAGattaatatgtgtaatttttcACCTGTTATTTCATCTTCACTATCGCAGATGTCTCTGAGTTTTTGATAGGTGCCAAAGTTGAAATAGTGGTGTGGTATCTCCGGAAGGTCTTCTAACGGAGTTATCAATGTTGTAAACCCAATTCTCATGTTTGTTTCATGTGGTAAGGCATTGATGTATTTGACTGGCTTTGCACATGCGTACCTATCAATCTCATAGCAGTTGCCTACTTCGATAAGTGATTCGACATGTTTTTGATCTTTGTTGCCCCATGCTATTGCTTGTATTCCAGCTCCCTGAATATGTATCGAGAATAGTTAGCATATATCATATTTACAAAACGGGTTGAACGGAAGTATAAGATAGCTTTTTTTGAAACATGATATACGTTTTATTGGGGATGATGCTTACAGATCTGTCGACAAAGACATAGCTAGTGACGTTTGTGTGGAAACGTGGATTCCATTTTCTTAAGGCTCTGACGCATACAGCCCTAGCCATGATCCCAGATTTGAGTGATGCCAAGCTTTCATCTTCCATTGTAAGATAGTTGCTAATGACATTATGAAATCATTGACATGAGATAGGTAAAAAAAAGTGGCAGTGAATAGCACATGAGTACGACATTTTTACCTTCTTATGGAATAtgtaacataataataattacacaTGCGAATAGATGTACAAAATAAAGTGACTAACACATAAGGTTGTATGTTCTTTCTAAATGCCATGCACATAATCAGAATATAAACGTAGCAAATAAGTTTATCTACCTGTTTACTTTCAATGTCATACAGATAATCAGAATATACTATGTTTAAAGTTGTGTTTGGTTTTTCATATTGTTCATGTTCTATTAACACTTTTAGACCTTTGTGTGACATCATTCTAGAGAGTGCAACATATAGTTGGCCATGTCCGAACACTGGTTGACGTAAATAAATTCCTATTCTGGTCAACGATTGGCCCTGACTCTTATTAATGGTCATCGCATAGCAAGGTCTTAATGGAAACTGTCGTCGTTTAAAGACAAAAGGTAATTCTTTGCTATTGTAGACAAATGTTATTCTAGGTATATACACTCTACGATTAATATAAGTTCCAGTGATTATATGGGCTTCTATTACGGTAGGTAATAATTGTGATATTAACAATCTAGTACCATTACACAAACCGTTTTTCTGATCAATGTTGCGCAACAGCATCACaggagtgtttttttttttcagcatGAGAGAATGGTGTGGTATTCCTGGGAACTTCAGCAAGTTAAGGTAATCTACTGGATACATAAGATCTGTAACACTGTTGTTTTTTGAGTGCGGAATCATAGAGTCGGTGCTGAGATATGTTCAGAGTGTACCAGGAGATTTATTCAATATCAGTTCATTGATTTCATCAACTGTATCATTTCTTAGACAAATGATGGCTCGGTTGGATATGTCAATAGCGGTTGGGGACTGAAGTATTTCTTTGGAATATACAAAGTCTATTAGTTCAGATAGCGCTGACTTAGAAGGTTGGATGGCAAGTCGATCAGGGATAGTGACAATTTTTGCATCAGAACACTGTTCTTGCAATTTGACAATTTTTCCATCACCAATATTAAGCAACCATTCGGAAAACCATGACGTGTCTTCAACAGAATTAGAAAGGCGCATGTTTTGGGTGAGCGTAAATACTTTGAAAAACCTCCATAGATAAGACCTGGTAATCGCCCCCTAGCAAGATTGATTTTCCACCAAAAGGTATTTTACTGTTATTTGTAATATCTCTGAGAGCTTTATCCAGCGATTCAAAACATCGACGATCATTCATTGGTGCCTCGTCCCAAATGATCAGATAAGTTTCAAATAGAAGCTTTGAAAGttgagtgttttttttatatggcaGGTGGATTGCTCGGTTAGATCTAGAGGTATTTTGAATCTTGAGTGTGCTGTTCTGCCTCCTGGTAGCAGCAACGCTGCAATTCCAGAAGCCGCTACGGCTAACACGACTTTTCTTCTAGATCTTAGAGCAGAAATAATTGTTCTCCAAAGGAATGTTTTGCCCGTGCCACCGTGCCCATATATAAATAGAAGTACCTGTAAAGATCCATCAAGGTTGGCCAAAACATGGTTGTAGATGTGCAACTGTTTTGAATTAAGTGCAGAGTAAAGAGTTGTGTGTTCAATAGTCAGCGCGTCTCTGTCATATGTTTTCTCTTCTAGAAGAAGACGATTCGTCAGAACTGCAAGTATTGACTCGTTTGGTAGAGGTAGTCCAAAGTCAGATAGAGATTGTGGTTGAGGCCTAGACTTTAGCAATACTTCCAACTCATACAAAATGTACTCATGTATATCAGAGCTTGTACTTGTAGAAGCAGATGAAGATGGAATATGAGATAGCTGATAAGTAATGTCGTCTCCCATCTTTTGCCAATGCGCTGCCCATAGAGCTAGAGGGTTCGAGATTTCACAAAATACCAACATATGTATGAACAAAGATCTGAGTTCAGAAGAAGTTGCCCAATGAGATGCCTCTGAAAGTGTTTGTGACCATTCTTGGTCATCTCCGATAAGGCCGAGTTTTTCACAGGCTAAACGGTAGGTGGTATATGTGACGCCCGAGACAGTccgtatatcttcaaatgaAGTGCATCCAACTTGGTGAGTTAAAAGTAACCTCAAGTAAAAGAGCTCACCACAAGTTGGGTGAACATACACCAACTTGCTAACGGCAGAAGGTCTACGTCTGGCCCTGCGTATCCAACTTTTGCTGTTTGCATGCCAAGTGTATTCAGATGGGTATTCTGTGTACTTTAAATGCAAGCCGCTTTGTTCAGCTGGAGTATTGCAAGCCAGTTCACGTCGGTTATTTGCTAGCCATTCGGTTAATGTAGTGCGTGTGATAGCTCGATTGCTGACAACGGTAGAAAGCTTTTGCAAAGCTCTAAAAGTTACATTTTGCTTTCTCTCGAGGTGTACAGCAAGTATTTGAACTGCTGGGTTTCTATGATGTATAGGGAAGTTGAGAATGCGCCATGCTGCTTCATGAGGACAAATGAAACGGCCATCAACAAAATTATCGATTTCGTTGACAACTGTGGAAGATTGTTCAGAATTTTCTGAGGATTTAGAGGCTGTCTGCTTACTAACTTGGAACTTTATACGATCGACGCCTTTGGAGATATACTTGAACAAATATTTAATTAGCATACTCCACCCACAATACTCCACGTTAATGTGTGCGTCGAAATGTCTACAGAGATCGCTATTGTAAGGAACAACAAAACCGTTGTCGAGGGGAACACCGCCTTTCATAAAATGCTCATCAGTGTGTCGTCTTTTGTAATGAACAtaaccataagaatcgaatCTTGTAACATCTTCATAAGGTTTTGGAAAACACTTTGAACAACGACCTTCAAACATACATCCAACATTTAATTTAGCTAGACCGCAAGGTCCATGCAACATACTCTCTGTTACAATTCTATAGAGAATCGGATCTGCAACCTTATCAGGTAACTCTGCGGAGATATAATTATCTAAAGATGTTGCCTCTTGAATCGTATGATCTGATGACACCCACAGAAGTATGTGACAATGTGGGAGTCCTCGTTTTTGGAATTCTATAGTGTAAACCTCTGcacaaaacaattttaatttaagCAATGGAGATATA
It encodes:
- the LOC122609239 gene encoding uncharacterized protein LOC122609239 — its product is MYNKKGSRQSLEQSNLSSTSTNTAYTGQQSHRQVLRAPEYMDIRDCTYVCEFCGALFWFDERVMSVPLGQRPRYTTCCKHGAVIIDFPVDPPDTLRRLFQETHFMNNIRAYNSMFSMTSFGAKVDDSVNQGTGPYVFKITGQISHWLGSICPPPGERRFLQMYIFDSESEVANRLSCFSNTSRQPLHPDVVSTLASTLNLSNEYVRLFKSAKDYCSMPDILDFVIRLRDCHRLKNYGLPEAGTLGAIVCDDGSASEEFDIVVRTKDDTPQRVSKLHPAYMPLQYPLLFLHGERGWSPALRLAATSDSSNRTLTMNMFYKFQIHERSERYTHLLHAGRLFQQYLVDCYVSIEHNRLEYIRYNQNDLRSEFLEGLYDALSAGEVEGRHVRKRVILPASFTGGPRYMYQHYQDALAICRVHNNPQYFITFTCNVKWPEIARELLKTGAQPQYRPDIIVRVFQLKVESFIKYIKDSQLFGAVTAGSYALNHFIFLYYCRCTIISPLLKLKLFCAEVYTIEFQKRGLPHCHILLWVSSDHTIQEATSLDNYISAELPDKVADPILYRIVTESMLHGPCGLAKLNVGCMFEGRCSKCFPKPYEDVTRFDSYGYVHYKRRHTDEHFMKGGVPLDNGFVVPYNSDLCRHFDAHINVEYCGWSMLIKYLFKYISKGVDRIKFQVSKQTASKSSENSEQSSTVVNEIDNFVDGRFICPHEAAWRILNFPIHHRNPAVQILAVHLERKQNVTFRALQKLSTVVSNRAITRTTLTEWLANNRRELACNTPAEQSGLHLKYTEYPSEYTWHANSKSWIRRARRRPSAVSKLVYVHPTCGELFYLRLLLTHQVGCTSFEDIRTVSGVTYTTYRLACEKLGLIGDDQEWSQTLSEASHWATSSELRSLFIHMLVFCEISNPLALWAAHWQKMGDDITYQLSHIPSSSASTSTSSDIHEYILYELEVLLKSRPQPQSLSDFGLPLPNESILAVLTNRLLLEEKTYDRDALTIEHTTLYSALNSKQLHIYNHVLANLDGSLQVLLFIYGHGGTGKTFLWRTIISALRSRRKVVLAVAASGIAALLLPGGRTAHSRFKIPLDLTEQSTCHIKKTLNFQSFYLKLI